The DNA region GGAAAATTGTTACTATGTCTATCCTTAACATCTTCAATACTCTTCCATTTTCCTTATAATAATTTTTCCTTCGTCCAAATTTATCTCAACTATTACATCTTTTATAGCAGGAATATATATATCTTCATCTTCTCCCTCAACTATATATACATCATTACTTCCAGTTTCAAGTATCTCTTTAACTTTCCCCAAATATTCACCACTTTCCTCGTATACCGAGAGCCCCATTATCTGATACGTGTAATACTGCCCCTCAGGAAGTTTTGGTAGATCCTCCTCCTCTATTAAAAGCCAATTCCCTCTAATCTTTTCTGCATCTTCTCTTGTCTCTATTTCAGAAAAATAAATAACATAACCTTTATTATGTTCTCTTATATTCTCCAAGGAGAGTTCTCTTCTCACTAAAAGAGTATCTCCCCAAGACAAATAGATCTTCTGTCCCTTCTTTAAAGTATCAATCAAGTCAAAGAAGGGCCAAATCTTAATACCACCTTTTATACCAAAGGGTTCACCCAATTTAGCAATTCTTACCAAACGAGACCTCATTCTCTATTGTAGTACTTCAATTACAACCTTCTTTCCCTTCTTAAGTCCAGCAACCCTCACTATAGTCTGCAATGCCTTAACAGTTTGTCCTTGTTTCCCTATTACCCTGCCCCTATCTTCTGGAGCAACTTTTACCTCAAGAATTACAGACTTAGTCCCTTCTACTTCTCTTACTTCGACCTCCTCGGGCTTTTGTACAATCGCCTTAATAATATACTCCAAAAGCTCTTTCATTAACCAAAGCCCCCTTTACGCAGAACTCTTTGCACTTTTCTTCATAGCTAAAAACTTATCCCACACACCATATCTCTTTAGAATACTAAGAACAGTATCTGTAGGCTGAGCACCTTGACTAAGCCAGTAGAGGATTCTTTCTTCCTTTAGTTGAATCGTAGCTGGATCTGTTTTAGGATCATAAAAACCCAAAATCTCTAAATGTTTTCCGTCCCTTGGCTCTCTACTATCCATAGCAACTATTCTGTAAGCTGGCTTATTTTTTGCCCCAACCCTTGTAAGACGAATTTTTACCAACTAAAATCACCTCCTTTTTTAATTTATTTTATCTAAAAAATGGGAACATAGATTTTTTACCTTTATTAATCTGCTTTATTAACTCAAGGGTCTGAAAATATTGTTTTAATAATCTATTCACATCCTGTACCGAAGTACCACTTCCTCTTGCAATCCTTTGCCTCCTACTACCATTAATTATGGAAGGATTTCTTCTTTCCTCAGGTGTCATTGATTCTATTATAGCAAGAAATTTTTTGATCTCCTTCTCACTTAATTCCACATTTATTTTATTTTTAGGAACATAAGGAAGCATATCAAGGATCTGCTCAAAAGTTCCCACTTTTTTAAGTTCCTTTAATTGAATATAAAAATCTTCAAGATCAAACTTAGATTTCTTTAGCTTTTCTTCCAATTTTGCCATTTTCTCTAATTCTATATTCTTTTCTATCTTCTCCACAAGGGATGCGAGATCGCCCATTCCAAGGATTCTTGAAGCTAGTCTATCAGGATAGAAATACTCTAAATCCTCAATCTTTTCTCCAACCCCTATAAACTTAATAGGTTTACCAGTGATAGCCTTAACTGAAAGTGCTGCTCCACCCCGAGCATCACCATCCATCTTGGTTAAAATCACTCCTGTTAAAGGCAACTTCTCGTTAAACTTCTCAGCAATATTTACCGCATCTTGCCCTGTCATTCCATCTACCACAAGCAATATCTCCGAGGGATGGTATCTTTTGTTTAATTCACTTAACTCGTTCATCATTTCTTCATCAATATGAAGTCTACCAGTAGTATCCACAATCATAACATCAGAAAACTTTTCTCTTGCTACTTTTAATGCTCCATCAATTATCTCAAAAGGATTACTTCCATCAATATACACAGGAACTTTAATCTTCTCCCCGAGAATCTGAAGCTGCTTTCCTGCTGCAGGCCTAAAAGTATCCGCTCCTACTAAAAGAACTCTCCTTTGTTCTTGAGAAAGTCTATATGCAAGTTTTGCACAAGTAGTAGTTTTTCCTGAACCCTGAAGTCCTACTACTAAAATTATTCCTGGTTTTTTATCTCCAAGATTTAGATCTACTTTTTCACCACCAAGAATATTTAAAAGTTCATAGTATAGTATTCTTATTATCTGTTCTGCAGGAGTTACACTCTTTAAAACATCTTCTTGTAAGGCTTTCGTCTTTACATTATTCAAAAGTTCCTTGACCACCTTATAATGAGCATCAGCCTCCAAGAGAGCTTGCCTTACCTCTCTTAGAGCTTCTTCAATGTCCTTTTCGGTAAGTTTTCCCTTTCCTCTTAATTTTCTAAATATCTCTTGGAGCCTACTTGTAAGATTCTCAAACATATCTTTTCCTTTTTAATTTTTTTATAGAATTTTATGACACATAGCATACTATAGAAAATATACGATACGTTGTCAATAATTCTATTTTTTCCAAAAATTAGGTATTTTATTCCACCTTTCTCTTAAAAAATGAGCCACCATTTTGGGTTGTCTATTTCTCGTAAAAACCCCCTTCCTATTTCCCACCACCCTTGTTATATGTTGCTTTGTCATAAAATCAGCAAAATTCCACACATGTTCTCCCACTACAAAATCGAGTTTATCAAGAACTTCTACAAACTTTTTAATCATCTCCTGTTGATACTCTTCTGTAAACATTAAAGGAGGATCAGAATGAAATCCAGAAATAGTATCTGCTCCAAACTCAGAGAGAATCAATGGCTTCTTATATATTTCAAACCATTCTTTAAGCTCTTTTTCAAGCTGATATTCAATTATACTTAGATCTCCACAATCAGTATACCAAGAATAATATCTATTTACACATATCACATCCACATACTTACTAACCTTTGTTTCCTTAGGTGCTACATTTTCTACTATAGTTATAGGCCTTGTAGGATCAAGCTTTCTTGTCTCCTCTATAACTTTCTTAAAATACTCCTCTGCTCCATCCTCATAAGTTGCTGCCTCATTAGCCACACTCCACATAACTACACTAGGATGATTTCTATCTCTATAGATAAGATCTCTCATTACCTCTAAATGATGTTCTAACGTCTTTTCATCAACTCTTCCTTTGGTAAAAACTTTTTCATCACGATTCCACAGATTTAAACCTACAGCTGGAGCCTCTTCAATAACAGCTATCCCGTATTTATCAGCAAGAAAGAGTATTTCTTCGCTATAAGGATAATGAGAGGTTCTAAAAGAATTTGCTCCTATCCATTTCAGTAAATTAAAATCTTTGACATTAATAACATGATCTAAGCCTTTACCTCTTATGTCTGCATCCTCATGCTTGCCAAACCCCTTAAAATAAAATGGCTTCTCATTTATTAAAAACTGCTTTCCTTCAACCTTTACAGTTCTTATTCCTATCTCCATTCTATACACATCAAAGTTATCTTTTTCTAAAAGTCTAACTTCTAAATTATAAAGGTAGGAATTTCCAGGTTCCCACAGCTTTGGACTTCTTACCTCCATAACTCCATCTTTTCCTCTACTTTCTGCTACAATTTCACCTTTATCTCTTAAAATAACATGAAAATTCTTCCCTTCGCTCTCAATACTATATTTCACTATCCCAAAATTGTTGACTATCTCTGTTATAATAGAGATATCTTTAATATATACTTTGGGCGTAGAATATATCATCACAGGTCTATGAATTCCCGAATAATTATAAAAGTCAAAATAGTAATTTAAGATTCTATATCCCTTAGGATGCATATTGTCTTCTATAGTTTTTAATTCCCCAGGAGGAAGAATATCCCAAGTAAGAGTATTATCTAACACAATTTCCAAAATATTTTCCTTTCCGTAATTTACATAATCAGAAATTTCTGCCTCAAAGGGTAAAAATCCACCTTTATGCTTAACCACTAAAACTCCATTCACATAAACCTCAGAAGAATGTGTGGCTGCACCAATTCTTACAAAAATATTTTTATCTCTCCAATATGATGGCACAAAAAAACTTCTTTTATAAAAAACCTTTCCTATATAGTCCCTTAAATTAATATCCTGAGTGACATCATTGAAACTTGCTGGAACAGGCATTAATATGTAGTCTTTATCAATTTCAGTTCTAAACTCCCACACTCCTGATAAATCTTTAACTTCTCTTGTTTCACTCTCCTTAGGATAAAGCATCTTTAACCTCCTTAAATAAGTTCATTTTATAATGAAATTATATCAAAAGCCTAATATCTTTTAATTTTTTATGTTAAAATATGTTTACTTAGTTAAGAAAGGAGGGCTGGGGAAATATGCCTAAAAAGGAAAACTATACAGCCTTATCTGATGAGGCTTTACAAAATATGAGCGATATATTGAAAATTCTCGCACACCCTCTTAGGATAAAATTAATATTCATATTAGCTCAAAATTCTGCCACTGTATCAGATCTGTTAAAAATTCTCAATGTGAGACAGCCAAATCTTTCTCAACATCTAACCTTATTAAAAAGAGTAAAACTTTTGAAGACAAAAAGAGAAGGAAAATCTGTATATTATCAATTGTCTCATCCTGAGATTAGAGATCTCTTAGAGAGTATAAATGAAATAACAAAAGAGATACAGAGGTAAAAAATATGGGGACGATAGTCAACTCCATTACAGTAATTATTGGAGGATTAATGGGTACTATATTTAAGAAAAGAATTCCTGAGGGATTACAAAAATTATTAATGGATGCTCTTGGACTAATATGTATTCCCTTAGGAATGGAAATGGCAATTAAAGGAGAAAAATTTCTTGCTTTAGTCTTCAGCATAGTAGTAGGAGCAATTATAGGAGAACTTTTAGGAATCCACGCATGGCTTGAAAATCTATCCTTAAAAATAGAGAAAAAGTTCGCAAAAGAACAAAACACTTTTGCAAAAGGTTTTCTAACCGCCACTCTTCTTTACTGTATAGGACCTATGACTATAATGGGATCTCTTCAAGATGGACTTGGACAAACACCTCAAATTCTCTACACAAAAGCGCTACTTGACGGAACAGCTTCTATTGCTCTTGCATCAGCCTTGGGGGTGGGGGTTATATTTTCCTCCATTTCCGTTCTTATCGTCCAAGGAAGCATAACTCTTTTTGCCAGATTTATAAGTCCTTTCTTCACAACTTTAGTAGTTCAAGAAATGACAGCGGTAGGCGGAGTACTTATTCTTGGTATTGCCTTAAACCTACTAAATATAAAGCAAATTAAAGTAGCAAATCTTTTACCAGCTTTATTTTTAATACCTTTCTTTATACATATATTTCCTTAAAATCCTAAATCTTCATTAACTAGTATAACAGTAAAAGGGGTTCTTGAAGGTGGAGCCTCAAGAATAGTAGTTATTCTACATATTCTATTAGGATGATTACAATTCATACAATATCCTTCATCTGCACAAGGAAGCTCCAATTTCAATCTTTTTGCATTGAGAGGTGTAACTATGTTTTTAATTCTCCATATCGCAGTCTCTAAATTTACCACAAGCTTATTCCTTCCTACTACTACAATCACTTTTTTAG from Dictyoglomus turgidum DSM 6724 includes:
- the ffh gene encoding signal recognition particle protein, producing the protein MFENLTSRLQEIFRKLRGKGKLTEKDIEEALREVRQALLEADAHYKVVKELLNNVKTKALQEDVLKSVTPAEQIIRILYYELLNILGGEKVDLNLGDKKPGIILVVGLQGSGKTTTCAKLAYRLSQEQRRVLLVGADTFRPAAGKQLQILGEKIKVPVYIDGSNPFEIIDGALKVAREKFSDVMIVDTTGRLHIDEEMMNELSELNKRYHPSEILLVVDGMTGQDAVNIAEKFNEKLPLTGVILTKMDGDARGGAALSVKAITGKPIKFIGVGEKIEDLEYFYPDRLASRILGMGDLASLVEKIEKNIELEKMAKLEEKLKKSKFDLEDFYIQLKELKKVGTFEQILDMLPYVPKNKINVELSEKEIKKFLAIIESMTPEERRNPSIINGSRRQRIARGSGTSVQDVNRLLKQYFQTLELIKQINKGKKSMFPFFR
- the uidA gene encoding beta-glucuronidase, whose product is MLYPKESETREVKDLSGVWEFRTEIDKDYILMPVPASFNDVTQDINLRDYIGKVFYKRSFFVPSYWRDKNIFVRIGAATHSSEVYVNGVLVVKHKGGFLPFEAEISDYVNYGKENILEIVLDNTLTWDILPPGELKTIEDNMHPKGYRILNYYFDFYNYSGIHRPVMIYSTPKVYIKDISIITEIVNNFGIVKYSIESEGKNFHVILRDKGEIVAESRGKDGVMEVRSPKLWEPGNSYLYNLEVRLLEKDNFDVYRMEIGIRTVKVEGKQFLINEKPFYFKGFGKHEDADIRGKGLDHVINVKDFNLLKWIGANSFRTSHYPYSEEILFLADKYGIAVIEEAPAVGLNLWNRDEKVFTKGRVDEKTLEHHLEVMRDLIYRDRNHPSVVMWSVANEAATYEDGAEEYFKKVIEETRKLDPTRPITIVENVAPKETKVSKYVDVICVNRYYSWYTDCGDLSIIEYQLEKELKEWFEIYKKPLILSEFGADTISGFHSDPPLMFTEEYQQEMIKKFVEVLDKLDFVVGEHVWNFADFMTKQHITRVVGNRKGVFTRNRQPKMVAHFLRERWNKIPNFWKK
- the rimM gene encoding ribosome maturation factor RimM (Essential for efficient processing of 16S rRNA), yielding MVRIAKLGEPFGIKGGIKIWPFFDLIDTLKKGQKIYLSWGDTLLVRRELSLENIREHNKGYVIYFSEIETREDAEKIRGNWLLIEEEDLPKLPEGQYYTYQIMGLSVYEESGEYLGKVKEILETGSNDVYIVEGEDEDIYIPAIKDVIVEINLDEGKIIIRKMEEY
- a CDS encoding DUF554 domain-containing protein; protein product: MGTIVNSITVIIGGLMGTIFKKRIPEGLQKLLMDALGLICIPLGMEMAIKGEKFLALVFSIVVGAIIGELLGIHAWLENLSLKIEKKFAKEQNTFAKGFLTATLLYCIGPMTIMGSLQDGLGQTPQILYTKALLDGTASIALASALGVGVIFSSISVLIVQGSITLFARFISPFFTTLVVQEMTAVGGVLILGIALNLLNIKQIKVANLLPALFLIPFFIHIFP
- the rpsP gene encoding 30S ribosomal protein S16, with translation MVKIRLTRVGAKNKPAYRIVAMDSREPRDGKHLEILGFYDPKTDPATIQLKEERILYWLSQGAQPTDTVLSILKRYGVWDKFLAMKKSAKSSA
- a CDS encoding KH domain-containing protein — its product is MKELLEYIIKAIVQKPEEVEVREVEGTKSVILEVKVAPEDRGRVIGKQGQTVKALQTIVRVAGLKKGKKVVIEVLQ
- a CDS encoding ArsR/SmtB family transcription factor, whose translation is MPKKENYTALSDEALQNMSDILKILAHPLRIKLIFILAQNSATVSDLLKILNVRQPNLSQHLTLLKRVKLLKTKREGKSVYYQLSHPEIRDLLESINEITKEIQR